Proteins encoded by one window of Sardina pilchardus chromosome 7, fSarPil1.1, whole genome shotgun sequence:
- the l1cama gene encoding neural cell adhesion molecule L1.2 isoform X3, protein MPTSAPGQPVGSRGRCTPLHLRPLLPLLLLLLAHTTSRPAQAAIDIPPNYQIPDFKKPPEITAQPESITAFSSDIMLTCEASGNPKPTFRWVKDGVEFDLSSDPDLRVTPGSGTFSVAAEDQPISQYSGKYTCFASNELGTAVSNEVQITTENPPTMQKEKKVKMKVEAGESVVLACNPPASSIPPNIHWMDERLHHIKLNERVVQGLDGNLYFAHTEVEDSRNDYTCNMRYARIMFSKEPISLIVNRSNSVARNRRPQMLRPTGSKSSHHVLRGQTLSLECIAQGLPTPNIQWVRTDGEMSESRILKKNSGTLLHFSDVQEGDGGQYQCTASNTQGSATHVYTVSVEAAPYWKKEPQSQLYAPGETVRLDCEADGIPRPQVAWSINGNPLSEVDPNPRLSVRAGGLTLKNVHYSDTAVFQCKATNKHGSIVTNTYVYVIELPPQILTPNDERYPVIEGQTAELECKTFGSPRPDVKWESEYSYTPLSPPRVTQLSRGALRIANASSSDGGLYTCSVRSTNLSVSATLEVFNRTVIISPPLELRVQRGKPAIFTCIAKVDPRLDYQLQWRRGRQKLSGSSIDDKYTFEDPDLIVADVQEEDEGDYTCEIITNLYTAKASGSITIVDFPDPPSRPQFNNLKDHSVTLSWTPGDDHNSPVIEYVVEAEVTGVETDDWKVLTRVAADTLRANVDMRPFLSYRFRVLAINDVGMSKPSPASAAHSTPAAAPDSNPAGVRSESVDPDTLVITWEEMDRQSFNGPEFQYKVLWRRVVGAGPRWSHNFTTAPPYVVEGVGDFIAFDIKVQAVNEIGPAPDPAPTIGYSGEDVPLEPPMNVAVEVINSTTVKVTWAAINKDTVRGHLLGYKIHLQKHGQTRHHREEPARRGRELPREVVLSTGPNEQKKTLRDLQPYSHYECSASVFNSKGEGPVSEPITFSTPEGVPSPPVSLELDSPSETEMTLHWLPPAQPNGVLKGYLLQYQRIVVTEDSPMQVISIDDPTVTSETLRQLDPHSHYRFHVRGRTSKGEGPAVTREGATTLDGAPPSNINISVGEHSVNFSWPSRERHRSVGFHVRYLNKNGWGKGWKRSERLDSSQSFYQLQGLQPGSQYRLELVYNNTPYWDSEIQTEGAAGVMPVKSGFATEGWFIGLVSAIALLVLLLLILCFIKRSKGGKYSVKDKEEGHIDSEARPMKDETFGEYSDNDEKRTASQPSLCDDSKLCSDDGNLDDYGNSHSVQTEVIMDESLASQYSGGVSGGGGVRDGPETEAPDGSPPLAPPAYTPTNHGLPNSSPFLG, encoded by the exons ATGCCTACCAGCGCGCCAGGACAGCCGGTCGGCAGCAGGGGGCGATGCACACCTCTGCACCTccgccctctcctccccctcctcctcctcctcctggcccaCACCACCAGCAGACCCGCCCAGGCTGCCATCGACATTCCCCCGAACT ACCAAATACCCGACT TTAAAAAGCCTCCAGAGATCACTGCCCAGCCAGAGTCAATCACTGCCTTCTCCTCAGACATCATGCTCACCTGCGAGGCTTCTGGGAATCCCAAGCCCAC TTTCCGATGGGTGAAAGACGGAGTAGAATTCGACCTCTCCAGTGACCCTGATCTGAGGGTGACGCCAGGTTCCGGAACATTCTCGGTGGCCGCAGAAGACCAGCCCATCAGCCAGTACAGTGGCAAATACACGTGTTTCGCCTCTAATGAGCTTGGCACTGCCGTCTCCAACGAGGTCCAGATCACTACGGAGA ATCCTCCCACCAtgcagaaagaaaagaaggtgAAGATGAAGGTTGAAGCCGGAGAGAGTGTGGTCTTAGCCTGCAATCCTCCAGCCAGTAGCATTCCTCCAAATATCCACTGGATGGACGAGA GGTTGCATCACATTAAGCTCAATGAGCGTGTGGTGCAAGGCCTTGATGGAAACCTGTACTTCGCCCACACCGAGGTGGAGGACAGCCGCAATGACTACACCTGCAACATGCGCTACGCCCGCATCATGTTCTCCAAAGAGCCCATCTCCCTCATTGTTAACCGCT CTAATTCAGTGGCGCGGAACCGAAGGCCTCAGATGCTGAGACCCACGGGCTCCAAGAGCTCGCACCACGTCCTGCGGGGTCAGACCTTGAGCCTGGAGTGTATCGCCCAGGGCCT CCCGACCCCCAACATCCAGTGGGTCCGGACGGACGGGGAGATGTCAGAGTCGCGCATCCTCAAAAAGAACAGCGGCACACTGCTGCACTTCAGCGATGTGCAGGAGGGCGACGGGGGCCAGTACCAGTGCACGGCCAGCAACACCCAGGGCTCGGCCACTCACGTCTACACCGTCTCTGTGGAGG CGGCGCCGTACTGGAAGAAGGAGCCCCAGAGCCAGCTGTACGCCCCGGGAGAGACAGTGCGTCTGGACTGCGAGGCCGATGGCATCCCCCGTCCCCAAGTGGCCTGGAGCATTAATGGAAATCCTCTCTCAG AGGTAGACCCGAACCCCAGGCTCAGTGTGCGCGCAGGTGGCCTCACCCTGAAGAACGTGCACTACAGCGACACGGCCGTGTTCCAGTGCAAGGCCACCAACAAGCACGGCAGCATCGTGACCAACACCTACGTCTACGTTATCG AGCTGCCTCCGCAGATCCTGACTCCAAACGACGAGAGATACCCGGTCATCGAGGGACAGACAGCAGAGCTGGAGTGCAAGACCTTTGGATCACCACGGCCTGATGTTAAATG ggaGAGCGAATACTCCTATACCCCGCTGTCACCCCCGCGAGTGACCCAGCTGAGTCGAGGTGCCCTCCGGATCGCCAACGCGTCCAGCAGCGACGGCGGCCTCTACAcctgctccgtccgctccaccaACCTCTCCGTCAGCGCCACGCTGGAAGTGTTCA ACAGGACCGTGATCATCTCCCCGCCTCTGGAGCTGCGGGTTCAGCGGGGCAAGCCGGCCATCTTCACCTGCATCGCCAAGGTGGACCCCAGGCTGGACTACCAGCTGCAGTGGCGGCGGGGTCGCCAGAAGCTGTCGGGCTCGTCCATCGATGACAA GTACACATTTGAGGATCCCGACCTCATCGTGGCAGACGtccaggaggaggatgaaggggaCTACACCTGCGAGATCATCACAAATCTGTACACGGCAAAGGCCAGTGGTTCCATCACCATAGTTG ACTTTCCGGACCCCCCATCTCGGCCTCAGTTCAACAACCTGAAGGACCACAGTGTGACCCTCAGCTGGACTCCAGGAGATGACCACAACAGCCCTGTCATAG AGTACGTGGTGGAGGCTGAGGTGACGGGGGTGGAGACGGACGATTGGAAGGTGTTGACGCGCGTGGCGGCCGACACACTGCGTGCCAACGTGGACATGCGACCTTTCCTGTCCTACCGCTTCCGGGTCCTGGCCATCAACGACGTGGGGATGAGCAAACCAAGCCCTGCCTCAGCAGCACACTCTACCCCTGCAGCAG CGCCAGACAGCAATCCGGCGGGTGTGCGGAGTGAGTCTGTGGACCCTGATACGCTCGTGATCACATGGGAG gagatggACAGGCAGAGCTTCAACGGGCCTGAGTTCCAGTACAAGGTGCTGTGGAGGCGGGTGGTGGGCGCTGGCCCCAGGTGGTCGCACAACTTCACCACGGCGCCGCCGTACGTAGTCGAGGGGGTCGGCGACTTCATCGCCTTCGACATCAAAGTGCAGGCGGTCAACGAGATCGGCCCGGCTCCGGACCCCGCGCCCACAATCGGCTACTCTGGGGAAGACG TTCCCCTGGAGCCTCCCATGAATGTCGCTGTGGAGGTGATCAACAGCACGACCGTCAAGGTCACCTGGGCCGCCATCAACAAGGACACTGTCAGAGGTCACCTGCTTGGCTACAAG ATCCACCTGCAGAAACACGGCCAGACCCGGCACCACCGCGAGGAGCCGGCCCGGCGGGGGCGTGAGCTGCCCAGGGAGGTGGTGCTGTCCACGGGCCCCAACGAGCAGAAGAAGACGCTGAGGGACCTGCAGCCGTACTCACACTACGAGTGCAGCGCCAGCGTCTTCAACAGCAAAGGAGAGGGACCAGTCTCCGAGCCCATCACCTTCTCCACGCCAGAGGGAG TTCCCAGTCCACCAGTGTCCCTTGAGCTGGACAGCCCATCTGAGACGGAGATGACTCTGCACTGGCTGCCTCCTGCCCAGCCCAACGGGGTGCTGAAGGGCTACCTGCTGCAGTACCAGAGGA TTGTGGTGACGGAGGACAGCCCTATGCAGGTCATTTCCATTGACGACCCCACGGTCACCAGCGAGACCCTAAGGCAGCTGGACCCCCACAGCCATTACCGCTTCCATGTGCGGGGGCGCACCAGTAAAGGGGAGGGTCCAGCCGTCACCAGGGAGGGGGCCACAACACTGGATGGAG CTCCTCCATCCAACATAAACATTTCTGTCGGAGAGCATTCTGTGAACTTCAGTTGGCCCTCACGGGAGAGACACAGGAGCGTGGGCTTCCATGTCCGCTACCTCAATAAGAACG GCTGGGGCAAAGGGTGGAAGAGGTCGGAGAGGCTGGACTCTTCTCAGTCCTTCTACCAGCTGCAGGGCTTGCAGCCGGGCTCCCAGTATCGACTGGAGCTCGTCTACAACAACACGCCCTACTGGGACAGCGAGATCCAGACGGAGGGAGCAG CGGGTGTGATGCCGGTGAAGTCGGGCTTCGCCACGGAGGGCTGGTTCATCGGGTTGGTGAGCGCCATCGCACTGCTCGTGCTGCTTCTGCTCATCCTCTGCTTCATCAAGAGGAGCAAAGGGGGGAAGTACTCAG TCAAAGATAAAGAAGAGGGTCACATAGACTCTGAAGCCCGACCCATGAAGGACGAAACATTTGGAGAGTACAG TGACAACGACGAGAAGCGCACCGCCAGCCAGCCGTCCCTGTGCGACGACAGCAAGCTGTGCAGCGACGACGGCAACCTGGACGACTACGGCAACAGCCACAGCGTGCAGACGGAGGTGATCATGGACGAGTCGCTGGCCAGCCAGTACAGCGGCGGCGTtagcggtggtggcggcgttCGCGACGGGCCCGAGACCGAGGCCCCGGACGGCTCGCCACCCCTCGCCCCGCCCGCGTACACCCCCACCAATCACGGGCTGCCAAATTCATCGCCCTTCTTAGGTTAA
- the l1cama gene encoding neural cell adhesion molecule L1.2 isoform X6 — translation MPTSAPGQPVGSRGRCTPLHLRPLLPLLLLLLAHTTSRPAQAAIDIPPNYQIPDFKKPPEITAQPESITAFSSDIMLTCEASGNPKPTFRWVKDGVEFDLSSDPDLRVTPGSGTFSVAAEDQPISQYSGKYTCFASNELGTAVSNEVQITTENPPTMQKEKKVKMKVEAGESVVLACNPPASSIPPNIHWMDERLHHIKLNERVVQGLDGNLYFAHTEVEDSRNDYTCNMRYARIMFSKEPISLIVNRSNSVARNRRPQMLRPTGSKSSHHVLRGQTLSLECIAQGLPTPNIQWVRTDGEMSESRILKKNSGTLLHFSDVQEGDGGQYQCTASNTQGSATHVYTVSVEAAPYWKKEPQSQLYAPGETVRLDCEADGIPRPQVAWSINGNPLSEVDPNPRLSVRAGGLTLKNVHYSDTAVFQCKATNKHGSIVTNTYVYVIELPPQILTPNDERYPVIEGQTAELECKTFGSPRPDVKWESEYSYTPLSPPRVTQLSRGALRIANASSSDGGLYTCSVRSTNLSVSATLEVFNRTVIISPPLELRVQRGKPAIFTCIAKVDPRLDYQLQWRRGRQKLSGSSIDDKYTFEDPDLIVADVQEEDEGDYTCEIITNLYTAKASGSITIVDFPDPPSRPQFNNLKDHSVTLSWTPGDDHNSPVIEYVVEAEVTGVETDDWKVLTRVAADTLRANVDMRPFLSYRFRVLAINDVGMSKPSPASAAHSTPAAAPDSNPAGVRSESVDPDTLVITWEEMDRQSFNGPEFQYKVLWRRVVGAGPRWSHNFTTAPPYVVEGVGDFIAFDIKVQAVNEIGPAPDPAPTIGYSGEDVPLEPPMNVAVEVINSTTVKVTWAAINKDTVRGHLLGYKIHLQKHGQTRHHREEPARRGRELPREVVLSTGPNEQKKTLRDLQPYSHYECSASVFNSKGEGPVSEPITFSTPEGVPSPPVSLELDSPSETEMTLHWLPPAQPNGVLKGYLLQYQRIVVTEDSPMQVISIDDPTVTSETLRQLDPHSHYRFHVRGRTSKGEGPAVTREGATTLDGAPPSNINISVGEHSVNFSWPSRERHRSVGFHVRYLNKNGWGKGWKRSERLDSSQSFYQLQGLQPGSQYRLELVYNNTPYWDSEIQTEGAAGVMPVKSGFATEGWFIGLVSAIALLVLLLLILCFIKRSKGGKYSVKDKEEGHIDSEARPMKDETFGEYSDNDEKRTASQPSLCDDSKLCSDDGNLDDYGNSHSVQTECRRLQF, via the exons ATGCCTACCAGCGCGCCAGGACAGCCGGTCGGCAGCAGGGGGCGATGCACACCTCTGCACCTccgccctctcctccccctcctcctcctcctcctggcccaCACCACCAGCAGACCCGCCCAGGCTGCCATCGACATTCCCCCGAACT ACCAAATACCCGACT TTAAAAAGCCTCCAGAGATCACTGCCCAGCCAGAGTCAATCACTGCCTTCTCCTCAGACATCATGCTCACCTGCGAGGCTTCTGGGAATCCCAAGCCCAC TTTCCGATGGGTGAAAGACGGAGTAGAATTCGACCTCTCCAGTGACCCTGATCTGAGGGTGACGCCAGGTTCCGGAACATTCTCGGTGGCCGCAGAAGACCAGCCCATCAGCCAGTACAGTGGCAAATACACGTGTTTCGCCTCTAATGAGCTTGGCACTGCCGTCTCCAACGAGGTCCAGATCACTACGGAGA ATCCTCCCACCAtgcagaaagaaaagaaggtgAAGATGAAGGTTGAAGCCGGAGAGAGTGTGGTCTTAGCCTGCAATCCTCCAGCCAGTAGCATTCCTCCAAATATCCACTGGATGGACGAGA GGTTGCATCACATTAAGCTCAATGAGCGTGTGGTGCAAGGCCTTGATGGAAACCTGTACTTCGCCCACACCGAGGTGGAGGACAGCCGCAATGACTACACCTGCAACATGCGCTACGCCCGCATCATGTTCTCCAAAGAGCCCATCTCCCTCATTGTTAACCGCT CTAATTCAGTGGCGCGGAACCGAAGGCCTCAGATGCTGAGACCCACGGGCTCCAAGAGCTCGCACCACGTCCTGCGGGGTCAGACCTTGAGCCTGGAGTGTATCGCCCAGGGCCT CCCGACCCCCAACATCCAGTGGGTCCGGACGGACGGGGAGATGTCAGAGTCGCGCATCCTCAAAAAGAACAGCGGCACACTGCTGCACTTCAGCGATGTGCAGGAGGGCGACGGGGGCCAGTACCAGTGCACGGCCAGCAACACCCAGGGCTCGGCCACTCACGTCTACACCGTCTCTGTGGAGG CGGCGCCGTACTGGAAGAAGGAGCCCCAGAGCCAGCTGTACGCCCCGGGAGAGACAGTGCGTCTGGACTGCGAGGCCGATGGCATCCCCCGTCCCCAAGTGGCCTGGAGCATTAATGGAAATCCTCTCTCAG AGGTAGACCCGAACCCCAGGCTCAGTGTGCGCGCAGGTGGCCTCACCCTGAAGAACGTGCACTACAGCGACACGGCCGTGTTCCAGTGCAAGGCCACCAACAAGCACGGCAGCATCGTGACCAACACCTACGTCTACGTTATCG AGCTGCCTCCGCAGATCCTGACTCCAAACGACGAGAGATACCCGGTCATCGAGGGACAGACAGCAGAGCTGGAGTGCAAGACCTTTGGATCACCACGGCCTGATGTTAAATG ggaGAGCGAATACTCCTATACCCCGCTGTCACCCCCGCGAGTGACCCAGCTGAGTCGAGGTGCCCTCCGGATCGCCAACGCGTCCAGCAGCGACGGCGGCCTCTACAcctgctccgtccgctccaccaACCTCTCCGTCAGCGCCACGCTGGAAGTGTTCA ACAGGACCGTGATCATCTCCCCGCCTCTGGAGCTGCGGGTTCAGCGGGGCAAGCCGGCCATCTTCACCTGCATCGCCAAGGTGGACCCCAGGCTGGACTACCAGCTGCAGTGGCGGCGGGGTCGCCAGAAGCTGTCGGGCTCGTCCATCGATGACAA GTACACATTTGAGGATCCCGACCTCATCGTGGCAGACGtccaggaggaggatgaaggggaCTACACCTGCGAGATCATCACAAATCTGTACACGGCAAAGGCCAGTGGTTCCATCACCATAGTTG ACTTTCCGGACCCCCCATCTCGGCCTCAGTTCAACAACCTGAAGGACCACAGTGTGACCCTCAGCTGGACTCCAGGAGATGACCACAACAGCCCTGTCATAG AGTACGTGGTGGAGGCTGAGGTGACGGGGGTGGAGACGGACGATTGGAAGGTGTTGACGCGCGTGGCGGCCGACACACTGCGTGCCAACGTGGACATGCGACCTTTCCTGTCCTACCGCTTCCGGGTCCTGGCCATCAACGACGTGGGGATGAGCAAACCAAGCCCTGCCTCAGCAGCACACTCTACCCCTGCAGCAG CGCCAGACAGCAATCCGGCGGGTGTGCGGAGTGAGTCTGTGGACCCTGATACGCTCGTGATCACATGGGAG gagatggACAGGCAGAGCTTCAACGGGCCTGAGTTCCAGTACAAGGTGCTGTGGAGGCGGGTGGTGGGCGCTGGCCCCAGGTGGTCGCACAACTTCACCACGGCGCCGCCGTACGTAGTCGAGGGGGTCGGCGACTTCATCGCCTTCGACATCAAAGTGCAGGCGGTCAACGAGATCGGCCCGGCTCCGGACCCCGCGCCCACAATCGGCTACTCTGGGGAAGACG TTCCCCTGGAGCCTCCCATGAATGTCGCTGTGGAGGTGATCAACAGCACGACCGTCAAGGTCACCTGGGCCGCCATCAACAAGGACACTGTCAGAGGTCACCTGCTTGGCTACAAG ATCCACCTGCAGAAACACGGCCAGACCCGGCACCACCGCGAGGAGCCGGCCCGGCGGGGGCGTGAGCTGCCCAGGGAGGTGGTGCTGTCCACGGGCCCCAACGAGCAGAAGAAGACGCTGAGGGACCTGCAGCCGTACTCACACTACGAGTGCAGCGCCAGCGTCTTCAACAGCAAAGGAGAGGGACCAGTCTCCGAGCCCATCACCTTCTCCACGCCAGAGGGAG TTCCCAGTCCACCAGTGTCCCTTGAGCTGGACAGCCCATCTGAGACGGAGATGACTCTGCACTGGCTGCCTCCTGCCCAGCCCAACGGGGTGCTGAAGGGCTACCTGCTGCAGTACCAGAGGA TTGTGGTGACGGAGGACAGCCCTATGCAGGTCATTTCCATTGACGACCCCACGGTCACCAGCGAGACCCTAAGGCAGCTGGACCCCCACAGCCATTACCGCTTCCATGTGCGGGGGCGCACCAGTAAAGGGGAGGGTCCAGCCGTCACCAGGGAGGGGGCCACAACACTGGATGGAG CTCCTCCATCCAACATAAACATTTCTGTCGGAGAGCATTCTGTGAACTTCAGTTGGCCCTCACGGGAGAGACACAGGAGCGTGGGCTTCCATGTCCGCTACCTCAATAAGAACG GCTGGGGCAAAGGGTGGAAGAGGTCGGAGAGGCTGGACTCTTCTCAGTCCTTCTACCAGCTGCAGGGCTTGCAGCCGGGCTCCCAGTATCGACTGGAGCTCGTCTACAACAACACGCCCTACTGGGACAGCGAGATCCAGACGGAGGGAGCAG CGGGTGTGATGCCGGTGAAGTCGGGCTTCGCCACGGAGGGCTGGTTCATCGGGTTGGTGAGCGCCATCGCACTGCTCGTGCTGCTTCTGCTCATCCTCTGCTTCATCAAGAGGAGCAAAGGGGGGAAGTACTCAG TCAAAGATAAAGAAGAGGGTCACATAGACTCTGAAGCCCGACCCATGAAGGACGAAACATTTGGAGAGTACAG TGACAACGACGAGAAGCGCACCGCCAGCCAGCCGTCCCTGTGCGACGACAGCAAGCTGTGCAGCGACGACGGCAACCTGGACGACTACGGCAACAGCCACAGCGTGCAGACGGAG tgCAGGAGGTTACagttctga